One window of the Pseudomonas lurida genome contains the following:
- a CDS encoding ABC1 kinase family protein — translation MRFGSLASGVVGGMLAEGARQLSQGKRPVFSDLLLTPGNAQRVAEQLSQLRGAAMKIGQLLSMDAGDLLPSELSDILARLRSDAHPMPMSQLVAVLEESWGKGWEGRFDRFSFTPLAAASIGQVHAAQGKDGQRLAIKVQYPGVRESISSDVDNVATLLRMSGLLPPGMDVVPLLHEAKRQLQDEADYLKEATHLRRFHQLLADSPDFLVPRGYAEFSTPNILVMSFADGGPLESLEHAPQAERDRVITLLFGLLLREVFEFQCVQTDPNFANYRYQQETGQIVLLDFGATRLYSRDGTEAFRRLLVAGWRDDRAAITEAALEVGYFQHETLAKHRLLLTDLICQACEPLRHQGAYDFAISDLAGRLRDAGWQLGADRDFWHTPPVAVLFLHRKVGGLYMLAAKLKARVDVRRLFEPYVM, via the coding sequence ATGCGTTTTGGCAGTTTGGCCTCGGGCGTGGTGGGCGGCATGCTGGCCGAAGGTGCACGGCAGTTGTCTCAAGGTAAACGTCCGGTGTTCAGTGACCTGCTGTTGACGCCGGGTAATGCGCAGCGCGTGGCCGAGCAATTGTCGCAATTGCGTGGTGCGGCCATGAAGATCGGACAGTTGTTATCAATGGATGCGGGTGATTTATTACCGAGCGAGCTTAGCGACATTCTTGCCCGCCTGCGTTCCGATGCGCATCCGATGCCCATGAGCCAGTTGGTAGCGGTCCTTGAAGAGAGCTGGGGTAAGGGCTGGGAAGGGCGTTTCGATCGGTTTTCCTTTACACCATTGGCGGCGGCATCCATCGGCCAGGTTCATGCCGCGCAAGGCAAAGACGGCCAACGCCTGGCGATCAAAGTGCAATATCCAGGTGTGCGCGAGAGTATTTCCAGCGATGTGGATAACGTCGCTACTTTGCTGCGCATGTCCGGGCTGCTGCCTCCCGGTATGGACGTCGTACCGCTGCTCCACGAGGCCAAGCGTCAATTGCAAGATGAAGCGGATTACCTGAAAGAAGCCACGCACTTGCGGCGCTTTCATCAACTGTTAGCCGACAGTCCGGACTTTCTGGTTCCGCGTGGGTATGCCGAGTTCAGTACGCCGAACATTCTGGTGATGTCCTTCGCCGACGGCGGCCCATTGGAGAGCCTTGAACATGCGCCACAGGCAGAGCGTGACCGGGTCATCACATTGCTGTTCGGCCTGCTTCTGCGCGAGGTGTTTGAGTTTCAGTGCGTCCAGACCGACCCCAACTTTGCCAATTACCGTTATCAGCAAGAAACCGGGCAGATAGTGTTGCTCGACTTCGGCGCCACGCGCCTTTATAGCCGTGACGGCACCGAGGCATTTCGGAGGCTGCTGGTTGCAGGCTGGCGTGACGACCGCGCCGCCATCACCGAGGCCGCGCTGGAAGTTGGCTACTTTCAGCATGAAACCCTGGCCAAGCATCGGTTATTGCTGACGGACCTCATCTGCCAGGCCTGTGAGCCACTGCGGCATCAAGGCGCCTATGACTTTGCAATATCCGACCTCGCAGGACGCTTGCGCGATGCAGGGTGGCAACTGGGTGCCGATCGCGACTTCTGGCACACGCCACCGGTAGCTGTCCTGTTTCTGCATCGCAAGGTGGGTGGTTTGTACATGTTGGCTGCGAAGCTGAAGGCGAGGGTGGACGTGCGACGCCTGTTCGAGCCGTACGTAATGTGA
- a CDS encoding DUF3429 domain-containing protein: MNVSSSISPPRNVVLLGYGGLLPFIGLALLVLTSREYRPFCAVALVNYGAVILSFIGALHWGFAMSVHSMSAQLRRDRFIWSVIPALIAWLSTLLPVPLGCSLLIVGFVVHFWQDRQLVRVVSLPAWYLPMRLRLTTVACVCLLVGAIAVAIHS, translated from the coding sequence ATGAACGTGTCGTCTTCGATCTCGCCGCCAAGGAATGTCGTCCTGCTGGGATATGGCGGTTTGCTACCGTTTATTGGTCTCGCGCTACTCGTCCTCACTTCTCGAGAATATCGGCCGTTTTGCGCTGTGGCGCTGGTCAATTATGGCGCTGTCATCTTGAGCTTCATCGGCGCCTTGCACTGGGGCTTTGCCATGTCAGTGCATAGCATGAGTGCCCAATTGCGCCGCGACCGGTTTATATGGAGCGTCATCCCGGCTCTTATCGCTTGGCTCAGCACGTTACTACCAGTGCCGTTGGGGTGCTCGCTGTTGATCGTCGGATTTGTCGTCCACTTCTGGCAGGACCGACAGTTGGTTCGGGTTGTGAGCCTGCCCGCCTGGTACCTGCCCATGCGGTTGCGCCTGACCACTGTGGCTTGCGTTTGCCTGCTTGTTGGCGCAATCGCTGTAGCCATTCATTCGTGA
- a CDS encoding voltage-gated chloride channel family protein — protein MSKFRRPEQLDLLPYLAKWLALAGLVALLAGSASALFLLSLDHATQWRETHPWVIWLLPVAGFAVGLAYHLIGKPVDAGNNLIIDEIHDPKKVVPLRMVPMVLIGTVVSHLFGASVGREGTAVQMGGALADQLTHVFRLRREDRRVILMAGISAGFASVFGTPLAGALFGLEVLAIGRMRYDALFPCVVAAIVADQVGQAWGVVHTHYVIGEVVPVQLWSVMAVVAAGIVFGLAGLLFATATHTLGALVKRLITYSPLRPFAGGLLIAVAVWALGRDHNVDVYTYIGLGIPSIVQSFQMPMAPWDWFGKMVFTVVSLGSGFKGGEVTPLFYIGATLGNALAPLLHLPFAMLAGIGFVAVFAGAANTPLATIVMAMELFGPEIAPLAAIACIASYLVSGHTGIYHAQRVGHSKHHRPLPEEIRLSDIKQFHAQSESASEQKVQE, from the coding sequence ATGTCTAAATTTCGACGACCTGAACAACTCGACTTACTGCCCTACCTAGCGAAATGGCTTGCGCTTGCAGGTCTTGTAGCGCTTTTGGCAGGTTCTGCTTCTGCGTTATTCCTGCTTTCCCTGGATCATGCCACCCAGTGGCGAGAGACCCATCCCTGGGTCATCTGGCTCCTGCCCGTAGCTGGCTTTGCCGTGGGACTTGCGTATCACTTGATAGGCAAGCCCGTTGATGCCGGAAACAATCTGATCATCGATGAGATCCACGATCCTAAAAAGGTTGTCCCCTTGCGCATGGTTCCGATGGTGCTTATCGGAACGGTGGTTTCCCACCTCTTTGGCGCATCTGTTGGGCGTGAGGGTACGGCGGTGCAAATGGGCGGGGCCCTTGCCGATCAACTGACGCATGTCTTCCGGCTGCGTCGCGAGGATCGCCGGGTGATTCTTATGGCCGGCATCAGCGCTGGCTTTGCGTCCGTCTTCGGCACCCCTCTTGCCGGGGCTTTATTCGGACTTGAAGTATTGGCCATTGGACGTATGCGTTACGACGCGCTTTTCCCTTGCGTGGTTGCGGCAATCGTTGCTGACCAGGTGGGGCAAGCCTGGGGCGTGGTTCATACGCATTACGTCATTGGCGAAGTGGTTCCGGTACAGCTCTGGAGTGTCATGGCTGTGGTCGCCGCTGGGATTGTCTTCGGCCTTGCGGGCCTGTTATTCGCGACAGCGACTCACACGCTCGGGGCGTTGGTTAAGCGGCTCATCACCTATTCACCCTTAAGACCCTTCGCCGGCGGCCTGCTGATCGCAGTCGCAGTGTGGGCGCTCGGTCGTGACCATAACGTCGACGTCTATACGTATATCGGACTGGGCATTCCGAGCATCGTCCAATCCTTTCAAATGCCAATGGCTCCTTGGGACTGGTTTGGAAAGATGGTGTTCACCGTTGTCTCCCTGGGCAGTGGATTCAAGGGCGGCGAAGTCACTCCGCTGTTTTACATTGGCGCCACATTGGGCAATGCGCTAGCGCCCCTGCTGCATCTTCCCTTCGCCATGCTGGCCGGTATCGGTTTTGTCGCCGTCTTCGCGGGCGCGGCTAATACGCCACTGGCAACCATTGTGATGGCCATGGAACTCTTCGGGCCCGAAATTGCTCCGCTTGCAGCCATCGCCTGTATCGCCAGTTACCTCGTATCCGGACATACCGGGATCTATCACGCCCAGCGCGTCGGCCACAGCAAGCATCACCGTCCTTTGCCGGAGGAAATCCGGCTCTCCGATATCAAGCAATTTCATGCTCAAAGTGAATCCGCCAGCGAGCAGAAAGTGCAAGAGTGA
- a CDS encoding methyl-accepting chemotaxis protein has translation MPSHTPRLSTRTSLYAGYASLLAFMLLIAAISLYALASSNKDFFLYVNGVDARTRLVNALNDAAAQRAIALRNIALNSNVTARGQQRGAIAVNEQMVASSLAALRQAIDNHDDVSPKARELFSTIEQVESRYKPVAHTIAEHLFKGEDDEALRMVSEQCTPLLAELTQAIGEYLRYSNQKAELQVSENDAHYLSQRNLLLAITALAVLLAAVLGYAISRNLLRALGAEPSELNQLAQRVAKGDLRVSERTIEPPQASIMAALLSMQENLRDMTKGINLSSQTVAESSQELSQSSLRNAESVAMAQCEVEQIVTAVHQMAATVQDVARNAESAASAASEADSAALYSQQKAKDAVNMIGDLAETIEQSNMAMGRLKHETGNIGGVLEVIKSVADQTNLLALNAAIEAARAGEAGRGFAVVADEVRSLAQRTQKATSEIEGLIASLQKIADETSQHMERCKRSSAQSVSGVSEAGDAVSTIVTMIERINGMNHQIAAAAEQQSTVAEQISRGIVTVSESAEQSAAAFRSAQQESEGLARTSVTLRENISRFQL, from the coding sequence ATGCCATCGCACACTCCCCGGCTCTCTACACGTACCAGTCTCTATGCCGGCTATGCCAGCCTGCTCGCGTTTATGTTGCTGATCGCCGCTATCTCGCTGTACGCCCTGGCCAGCAGCAATAAAGACTTTTTTCTCTACGTTAATGGCGTTGATGCACGCACCCGCCTGGTCAACGCACTGAACGACGCCGCCGCCCAGCGCGCGATTGCCCTGCGTAACATCGCCTTGAACAGCAATGTCACCGCAAGAGGACAGCAGCGGGGCGCGATTGCCGTCAACGAACAAATGGTGGCCAGCAGCCTCGCCGCGCTACGCCAGGCAATCGATAACCATGATGATGTGTCGCCCAAGGCACGTGAACTGTTCTCAACCATCGAGCAGGTCGAGAGCCGCTACAAACCGGTAGCGCACACCATTGCCGAGCACCTGTTCAAGGGTGAAGACGACGAGGCCCTGCGCATGGTCAGCGAGCAGTGCACACCACTACTGGCCGAGCTCACCCAGGCAATTGGCGAATACCTGCGCTACAGCAACCAGAAGGCAGAACTGCAGGTCAGCGAAAATGACGCACACTATCTGTCACAACGCAACCTGCTGCTCGCCATTACGGCGCTGGCCGTCTTACTAGCAGCGGTATTGGGCTACGCCATCAGCCGCAACCTGCTGCGCGCGCTGGGTGCCGAACCGAGTGAACTCAACCAGCTCGCCCAACGGGTTGCCAAGGGCGATTTGCGCGTTAGCGAGCGCACGATTGAGCCACCACAAGCCAGCATCATGGCTGCCCTCCTGAGCATGCAGGAGAACCTGCGGGACATGACCAAGGGCATAAACCTGTCCTCACAGACCGTGGCCGAATCCAGCCAGGAGCTTAGCCAATCGAGCCTCAGAAACGCCGAAAGCGTGGCCATGGCACAGTGCGAGGTCGAGCAGATCGTCACCGCCGTTCACCAAATGGCCGCCACCGTGCAGGATGTCGCGCGCAATGCCGAATCCGCCGCCAGTGCTGCCAGCGAGGCCGATAGCGCGGCCCTGTACAGCCAGCAGAAGGCCAAAGATGCCGTTAACATGATCGGCGATCTGGCTGAGACAATCGAACAGTCCAACATGGCCATGGGCCGGCTGAAGCATGAAACCGGCAATATCGGCGGCGTGCTTGAAGTCATCAAATCGGTGGCCGACCAGACCAACCTGCTGGCCCTCAACGCAGCCATCGAAGCTGCCCGTGCTGGCGAGGCCGGACGCGGCTTCGCGGTTGTAGCCGACGAGGTGCGCAGCCTGGCACAACGTACCCAGAAGGCCACCTCAGAGATTGAGGGGCTGATCGCCAGTCTGCAGAAAATTGCCGACGAGACCTCGCAGCATATGGAACGCTGCAAGCGTTCCAGTGCGCAGTCGGTGTCCGGCGTTTCCGAGGCCGGTGACGCGGTGAGCACGATCGTAACCATGATCGAGCGGATCAACGGCATGAACCACCAAATCGCCGCTGCCGCCGAGCAGCAGAGTACCGTTGCCGAGCAGATCAGCCGGGGCATCGTGACCGTCAGCGAAAGCGCCGAGCAATCCGCTGCAGCCTTTCGCAGCGCTCAGCAGGAAAGCGAAGGACTGGCACGCACCAGCGTGACTTTGCGAGAGAACATCTCGCGCTTTCAGCTCTAG
- a CDS encoding GNAT family N-acetyltransferase: protein MTSQSAIVEVVQETDSVLLRSLNGLLPQLSKNAQAMKMEDLNQIVDSECSDLLVVKAPDGGILGALTLIHFRIPTGIRAWIEDVVVDANARGQGVGKALIQAAIDKSRDLGAKTLDLTSNPDRESAHRLYEGAGFSVRTTKVYRYTK from the coding sequence ATGACAAGCCAATCCGCTATTGTCGAGGTGGTTCAAGAAACCGATTCCGTATTGCTGAGATCTTTGAATGGCCTTCTCCCGCAGCTTTCAAAAAACGCTCAAGCGATGAAAATGGAGGATTTGAATCAGATTGTGGATTCAGAGTGCTCCGATTTGTTGGTGGTGAAAGCACCAGATGGCGGAATCTTGGGGGCGCTAACTCTTATTCATTTTCGCATTCCCACAGGTATTCGTGCTTGGATCGAAGACGTCGTAGTAGATGCTAATGCTCGCGGCCAAGGGGTTGGCAAGGCACTCATACAAGCTGCAATAGATAAAAGCCGTGACCTCGGTGCGAAAACACTCGATTTAACATCCAACCCAGATCGTGAATCTGCTCATCGTCTATACGAGGGCGCGGGATTCTCGGTGCGCACAACCAAGGTCTACCGATATACCAAATGA
- a CDS encoding anti-virulence regulator CigR family protein, translating to MFKSRSLVAAVTCVALAVGSVTALADPGNGKGQGNGKGNSQGGQGHGNQGNKGKGSSGVDLNRGPSIDRGGVLGVVGGYRDYWRPGPALPPGIQKNLARGKPLPPGIAKKLDGRLLGRLPHYDGYEWQQAGTDLILVAIASGII from the coding sequence ATGTTTAAATCTCGCTCGCTTGTAGCCGCTGTGACCTGTGTTGCTTTGGCCGTAGGCTCAGTGACGGCCTTAGCCGATCCTGGCAACGGTAAAGGCCAAGGAAATGGGAAAGGCAACTCCCAAGGCGGCCAAGGCCATGGCAACCAAGGCAACAAGGGGAAAGGTTCCAGTGGAGTCGATTTGAATCGCGGGCCCAGCATTGACCGAGGCGGTGTGCTGGGCGTGGTCGGCGGCTACCGTGACTATTGGCGCCCAGGTCCTGCACTGCCGCCCGGGATACAAAAGAATCTAGCGAGAGGAAAACCTCTTCCTCCTGGCATTGCCAAGAAGCTGGATGGTCGGTTGCTGGGCAGGTTGCCCCATTACGACGGCTACGAGTGGCAACAAGCGGGCACTGATCTGATTCTGGTAGCCATTGCCTCCGGCATAATTTAA